Proteins from a genomic interval of Bradyrhizobium sp. CCGB01:
- a CDS encoding OsmC family protein, with product MAAPRAHVTVSETGRSTFAVRIETSSHVLTGDEPVDAGGGGLGPSPFELLSTALAECTAMTVRWYARQQRWPLEHVSVVLDYAKRLPAGASSPVDVFEKNIFIRGAKLTDEQRSRLFDVASKCPVQRVLESSPSIRSELAAITDL from the coding sequence ATGGCTGCGCCGCGCGCACATGTAACAGTGTCAGAGACCGGAAGAAGCACTTTCGCTGTTCGGATCGAAACGAGCAGTCATGTGCTTACCGGCGACGAACCCGTGGATGCCGGCGGTGGCGGACTTGGTCCCAGCCCTTTTGAACTTCTGTCGACTGCACTGGCAGAATGCACGGCGATGACTGTGCGTTGGTACGCCCGCCAACAGCGCTGGCCGTTGGAACATGTGTCGGTGGTGCTCGATTACGCGAAAAGACTGCCTGCCGGCGCTTCTAGTCCCGTTGATGTGTTCGAGAAAAACATCTTCATTCGGGGTGCCAAGCTTACGGACGAGCAGCGCTCACGACTGTTCGATGTTGCCTCCAAGTGCCCAGTTCAACGCGTTCTAGAAAGCTCTCCTTCGATAAGGTCAGAGCTAGCAGCAATAACTGACCTGTAA
- a CDS encoding RidA family protein, protein MSTREPIFPAQRHALYDEHRYSAAIRSGDLLFVSGQVGSREDGSPEPVFEKQVRRAFANLRSVLAAAGCTLDDVVDVITFHTDPEAQFETVMKVRSAEIGDPPFPNWTAVGVTWLAGFDFEIKAIARIPSQP, encoded by the coding sequence ATGTCCACACGCGAGCCGATCTTCCCGGCCCAGCGCCACGCCCTCTATGACGAGCATCGCTACTCGGCGGCGATCAGGTCCGGCGACCTGCTGTTCGTGTCCGGGCAGGTTGGTAGTCGCGAAGACGGCTCGCCCGAACCGGTGTTCGAGAAACAGGTGCGCCGCGCATTCGCCAATCTCAGATCTGTTCTGGCCGCGGCCGGTTGCACCCTCGACGACGTGGTCGACGTCATCACCTTTCACACCGATCCTGAAGCGCAGTTCGAAACCGTTATGAAGGTCCGATCTGCCGAGATCGGCGATCCGCCTTTCCCCAACTGGACGGCGGTCGGCGTGACCTGGCTCGCCGGCTTCGATTTTGAAATCAAGGCGATTGCCCGCATCCCAAGTCAGCCTTGA
- a CDS encoding alpha/beta fold hydrolase, with product MSSVRYRTQRVGAVEVFYRESGPVDAPALLLLHGFPTASHMFRDLIPLLADRYRIIAPDLPGFGQTRAPERGAFNYSFDDLAVVIEAFIDAIGLDRFAIYIFDYGAPIGLRLAMKNPDRITAIISQNGNAYEEGFSDEWGAWQAYWREPTEANREACRASLSPETIRSWQYGTGADPDPLGPDGYELDIAYMARHGAEDIQLDLILDYRSNVALYPAFQAYFRQHHPPLLAAWGRHDPAFVPAGALAYKRDLPNAEVHLLDAGHFALETHHRAIAVIIRDFLQRSLGK from the coding sequence ATGTCGAGCGTTCGCTATCGCACCCAACGGGTCGGGGCCGTCGAGGTCTTCTATCGGGAATCCGGCCCCGTCGATGCCCCGGCCCTGCTGTTACTCCATGGTTTCCCGACGGCAAGCCACATGTTCCGGGACTTGATTCCTCTGCTGGCGGACCGTTACCGCATCATCGCGCCCGACCTGCCCGGATTCGGCCAGACGCGGGCACCCGAGCGCGGCGCATTCAACTACAGCTTCGACGACCTGGCCGTGGTGATCGAGGCGTTCATCGATGCGATCGGGCTAGACCGTTTCGCCATCTACATATTCGACTATGGAGCGCCGATCGGCCTGCGGCTCGCCATGAAGAACCCGGATCGCATCACCGCAATCATCTCTCAGAACGGAAACGCCTACGAGGAGGGCTTTAGTGACGAATGGGGCGCGTGGCAGGCCTACTGGCGCGAGCCTACCGAAGCAAATCGCGAGGCCTGTCGCGCATCGCTGTCGCCTGAGACGATCCGCAGCTGGCAATACGGGACAGGCGCGGATCCGGATCCGCTCGGCCCTGACGGATACGAGCTCGACATCGCGTACATGGCGCGTCATGGCGCGGAGGACATACAGCTTGATCTCATCCTGGACTATCGCAGCAACGTCGCGCTCTACCCGGCCTTCCAGGCGTACTTTCGCCAACACCATCCGCCGCTTCTGGCGGCATGGGGTCGTCACGATCCTGCGTTCGTTCCCGCAGGAGCACTCGCCTACAAGCGAGACCTGCCGAACGCCGAGGTGCACCTGCTTGACGCTGGCCACTTTGCACTGGAGACGCACCATCGAGCGATAGCCGTCATCATCCGCGACTTTCTTCAACGCTCACTCGGAAAGTGA
- a CDS encoding alpha/beta fold hydrolase, whose product MAKLTTRDGTRIYYKDWGSRDAQPIMFHHGWPLSADDWENQMLFFRNRGYRVIAHDRRGHGRSDQTDTGNEMDTYAADVAELVRDLDLKDVVHVGHSTGGGEVIRYVAHSEPGRVAKAVLIGAVTPIMLATPRYPRGLPMEVFDGFRKALLRNRAQFFLDVPNGPFYGFNREGAEVSEGLVRNWWRQGMMGAAKAHYDCIAAFSETDFTEDLKAVSLPVLLMHGEDDQVVPVDASARTAIQLLTRGTLKTYPGLSHGLFATHPDVINADLLAFIEDRTTS is encoded by the coding sequence ATGGCAAAGCTAACAACGCGGGACGGCACTAGAATCTATTACAAGGACTGGGGCTCGAGAGACGCCCAACCCATCATGTTCCATCATGGTTGGCCATTGAGCGCGGACGATTGGGAGAATCAGATGCTGTTCTTCCGCAACAGAGGTTACCGCGTCATAGCGCACGACAGGCGTGGTCACGGCCGTTCCGATCAGACCGATACCGGAAACGAAATGGATACTTACGCGGCCGATGTCGCCGAACTAGTACGTGACCTTGATCTGAAGGATGTAGTGCACGTTGGTCACTCGACCGGCGGCGGCGAGGTGATACGTTACGTTGCCCATAGTGAACCCGGTCGGGTTGCCAAGGCAGTGCTGATCGGCGCCGTGACTCCGATCATGTTGGCGACGCCACGATACCCTCGTGGTCTGCCAATGGAGGTCTTCGACGGATTTCGCAAAGCTCTCCTCCGTAACCGCGCGCAATTCTTCCTCGATGTCCCCAACGGACCGTTCTACGGCTTCAACCGCGAGGGCGCCGAAGTGAGCGAGGGACTTGTCCGCAACTGGTGGCGGCAGGGCATGATGGGCGCTGCCAAGGCACATTACGACTGCATCGCTGCCTTCTCGGAGACCGACTTCACAGAGGATCTGAAGGCCGTGTCCCTTCCGGTGTTGCTGATGCATGGCGAGGATGACCAAGTTGTGCCTGTCGACGCGTCGGCCCGCACGGCGATCCAGTTGTTAACCAGAGGCACACTGAAGACGTATCCTGGCCTGTCGCACGGCCTGTTCGCCACTCATCCCGATGTCATCAATGCCGATCTATTAGCGTTCATCGAGGATCGGACCACATCATGA
- a CDS encoding SDR family NAD(P)-dependent oxidoreductase, translating to MASRPRRHRYSVVITGAGTGLGRELALGYAARGCIVFGTAASAAEVQELRTGAGGRVSLAVSDVTKFTKGRIWAEGVSDALDGAGLDLLINNSHVIPPSPLEAVSIDTARHALEESVIGAMSVINAFLPALRRSRGQIVQIIDARSSTPATFCGLAAASNAALEALVSAYRADLKPFGVHVTTVSMGRIQGGDVLTTSDALMSAANNMGPEQRKLYGRRLAEYSKSNEETGANALDPCEAAARLIEILDQEPAPSRVAVGSGAEPH from the coding sequence ATGGCATCCCGCCCGCGACGTCACCGGTATTCGGTCGTGATCACCGGAGCCGGTACCGGTCTCGGTCGCGAGCTCGCGTTGGGCTACGCCGCCCGAGGCTGTATCGTCTTCGGAACTGCAGCGTCTGCTGCCGAGGTGCAGGAGCTCAGAACTGGGGCGGGCGGGCGCGTCAGCCTCGCGGTGAGCGATGTCACCAAATTCACCAAAGGCAGAATTTGGGCGGAAGGCGTGTCGGACGCGCTCGACGGGGCCGGGCTCGACCTCCTGATCAACAATTCTCACGTCATCCCCCCGAGCCCGCTCGAAGCGGTCTCAATCGATACCGCACGGCATGCTCTTGAGGAGAGCGTCATTGGTGCGATGAGCGTGATCAACGCCTTTCTGCCGGCTCTTCGCCGATCGCGCGGCCAGATCGTCCAAATCATCGACGCGAGAAGCAGTACCCCAGCTACCTTTTGTGGGCTTGCAGCAGCATCTAACGCGGCGCTCGAGGCGCTCGTGTCCGCTTACCGGGCCGACCTCAAGCCGTTCGGCGTGCACGTCACGACGGTATCGATGGGCCGCATCCAAGGCGGTGATGTATTGACGACGTCCGATGCTCTAATGAGCGCCGCCAATAACATGGGCCCTGAGCAGCGCAAACTGTACGGCAGGCGGCTTGCAGAATATTCCAAGAGTAACGAAGAGACGGGCGCGAACGCTTTGGACCCCTGTGAAGCTGCTGCGCGCCTGATCGAGATTCTCGACCAGGAACCCGCCCCAAGCCGGGTCGCCGTCGGGTCCGGTGCGGAGCCACATTGA
- a CDS encoding hydrolase: protein MSFRQGLGSLLRPEDSVLVLIDHQPYQLANLNSHDPQAVVNNTTALAKTAKVFGVPTILTSVIAGRGGLIFKHVTDVFPDQKVIDRTFINTWEDKAVVEAVKATGRKQLIIAGLWTEVCVAMPAIQAAGEGWDVTVITDASGGTSVEAHEVAIQRMIGAGINMMTWLALAAEWQRDWARLKTAGPLTQVMIDHVGGSGVAYLWEQQLLNTPVPNEQSAGV from the coding sequence ATGAGTTTTCGCCAAGGTCTCGGTTCCCTCCTTCGACCGGAGGATTCGGTATTGGTTCTGATCGACCATCAGCCCTACCAGCTCGCCAACCTGAACAGCCATGATCCTCAGGCAGTAGTGAATAACACAACTGCACTAGCCAAGACCGCCAAGGTCTTCGGCGTCCCAACGATCCTGACGAGCGTCATTGCGGGGCGGGGCGGACTGATCTTCAAGCATGTCACCGACGTCTTCCCGGACCAGAAGGTGATCGACCGCACCTTCATCAACACTTGGGAAGACAAGGCCGTCGTAGAAGCTGTGAAAGCGACGGGACGGAAGCAGCTGATCATAGCGGGCCTCTGGACAGAAGTCTGCGTCGCCATGCCGGCGATCCAGGCCGCGGGCGAAGGCTGGGATGTGACAGTGATCACCGACGCATCAGGAGGCACCTCGGTTGAGGCCCACGAGGTCGCCATTCAGCGCATGATCGGGGCCGGCATCAACATGATGACTTGGTTGGCCCTCGCGGCCGAATGGCAGCGCGACTGGGCGCGTCTCAAGACGGCCGGTCCGCTGACGCAGGTCATGATCGATCACGTTGGCGGCAGCGGCGTCGCCTACCTGTGGGAGCAGCAGTTGCTGAACACACCAGTGCCTAACGAACAGTCGGCAGGCGTCTGA
- a CDS encoding SDR family NAD(P)-dependent oxidoreductase: MIDLSGKRALVAGGSRGIGAAIALALAENGADVAFTYQNSAKKAQAVAASIRATGRRAVAIQADSADPEAITRAVDNAVTEHGGIDILINSAAIGYYGSIAELDLGEYQKLMDVNVRAPMLFAKTVIPHLRAGGRIVTIGSGLAERVPFPGVTAYAVSKAALTSFTRGLSRELGPSGITVNLVQPGSTDTDANPADGNTADFQRGMTSLGRYAEPREIANAVVFLASPAASVITGTILNADAGALA; encoded by the coding sequence ATGATCGATCTGAGTGGAAAGCGAGCCCTCGTGGCCGGTGGATCGCGGGGAATCGGTGCCGCGATCGCGCTGGCGCTCGCCGAGAACGGCGCCGACGTCGCGTTCACCTATCAGAACTCCGCCAAGAAGGCCCAGGCAGTAGCTGCGTCGATCAGGGCGACCGGACGTCGTGCCGTCGCCATCCAGGCCGACAGCGCCGACCCCGAGGCGATCACGCGCGCCGTCGACAACGCGGTGACCGAGCATGGCGGCATCGACATCCTCATCAACAGCGCGGCGATCGGCTATTATGGGTCGATTGCGGAGCTGGACCTCGGCGAGTACCAGAAGCTGATGGACGTCAACGTCCGCGCGCCGATGCTGTTCGCCAAGACTGTCATCCCGCACCTTCGCGCAGGGGGCCGCATCGTCACCATCGGCTCTGGTCTCGCCGAGCGCGTTCCATTTCCGGGCGTGACGGCCTACGCCGTCTCGAAGGCAGCGCTGACCTCGTTCACCCGCGGCCTGTCCCGCGAGCTCGGGCCGAGCGGCATCACTGTCAACCTGGTGCAGCCCGGCTCGACCGACACGGATGCGAATCCCGCAGACGGCAACACAGCCGACTTCCAGCGGGGCATGACGTCGCTGGGGCGCTACGCTGAGCCGCGCGAGATCGCCAATGCGGTCGTGTTCTTGGCAAGCCCGGCTGCGAGCGTGATCACCGGCACGATCCTCAACGCCGACGCGGGCGCGCTCGCCTAG
- a CDS encoding Na+/H+ antiporter, with amino-acid sequence MTPVARFEIMLLLLAMIVILEILARKLQLPRAAALIVGGIGLAMIPESPNIELDPELVLILFLPPLLMASAWFTAWREFRADIRIIMQLAVGAVAFTTLVVGVVTHLVQPALPWGACFALGAIVSPPDAVAAKAVLQKLPLPQRIIALLEGESLVNDASGLVLFRLAVGATLTGAFSTTYAVFQFSWVAFGGVAFGVAAAYGSIFVIKRIPDADLTVAWGFLTAWISYIAAEKLGVSGVLSTVACGMVMGWHQHELLSAVTRTRSAAVWGVAVFLLESMIFILIGLSLRGILTRLGGLETLLQLLPSMMAMIAAVIVARFVWIFPTTYIPRALFSTLRARDPYPPLSVPFIMSWAGIRGVVSLAAALSLPEAFPGRDLILAVTFAVILVTVLLQGTTLAPLVRLLSGIGLNSLTAAKLSEAEARARIAAAQLSAVEKESLNSDGSHRHPRLMEQYSYRVRASVRFSEEPEAHTSHRADHFAAVLAALSAGRKELLRMHREDLIHDSVLHAIEQELDLEEITVKRFV; translated from the coding sequence ATGACTCCTGTAGCGCGCTTTGAGATCATGCTCCTGCTGTTGGCCATGATCGTCATCCTCGAGATACTCGCGCGAAAGCTTCAGCTTCCTCGTGCCGCGGCACTTATCGTGGGCGGAATTGGGCTCGCGATGATCCCGGAAAGCCCGAACATCGAACTCGATCCCGAGCTGGTCCTAATTCTGTTCTTGCCACCATTGTTGATGGCCAGCGCATGGTTCACTGCCTGGCGGGAATTTCGCGCCGACATAAGGATCATAATGCAACTAGCCGTTGGAGCTGTTGCATTCACTACGTTGGTCGTCGGCGTCGTAACACACTTGGTACAACCGGCCCTTCCGTGGGGAGCCTGCTTTGCTCTGGGTGCGATTGTCTCGCCGCCAGACGCGGTCGCTGCGAAGGCGGTGCTGCAGAAACTACCTTTGCCGCAGAGAATTATCGCGCTGCTAGAAGGAGAAAGCTTAGTCAACGACGCATCCGGGCTAGTACTTTTTCGACTAGCCGTCGGCGCAACACTTACCGGTGCATTCAGCACGACCTATGCGGTATTCCAGTTTTCCTGGGTTGCATTTGGCGGCGTGGCGTTCGGGGTGGCAGCCGCCTACGGGTCCATTTTCGTCATTAAACGCATTCCCGATGCCGATCTTACCGTCGCCTGGGGTTTCCTGACTGCTTGGATTTCGTACATTGCGGCGGAAAAATTGGGCGTCTCCGGAGTTTTGTCCACCGTAGCGTGCGGAATGGTTATGGGTTGGCACCAGCATGAACTTCTTTCAGCCGTTACACGCACGCGGTCGGCGGCCGTCTGGGGCGTTGCCGTGTTCTTGCTGGAATCGATGATTTTCATTCTTATCGGCCTGTCGCTGCGCGGCATATTGACCCGGCTCGGTGGACTGGAAACTTTGCTCCAACTGCTGCCATCGATGATGGCGATGATCGCAGCCGTGATCGTCGCGAGGTTTGTGTGGATCTTTCCGACAACGTACATTCCCCGCGCGTTGTTCTCGACGCTGCGCGCGCGCGATCCTTATCCTCCCCTATCCGTACCCTTCATCATGAGCTGGGCCGGCATTCGGGGCGTGGTCAGCCTAGCCGCTGCGCTCTCGCTTCCTGAGGCGTTTCCCGGTCGCGACCTCATTCTCGCGGTAACGTTCGCGGTCATTCTCGTGACGGTCCTGCTCCAAGGCACAACGTTGGCGCCCCTCGTGCGTTTGCTTTCCGGGATTGGACTTAATTCATTAACCGCCGCAAAGCTGTCTGAGGCTGAGGCCCGCGCTCGCATCGCTGCGGCTCAGCTATCGGCGGTTGAAAAAGAGTCGCTGAATTCCGACGGAAGTCACCGGCATCCTCGCTTAATGGAGCAATACTCTTACCGCGTTCGAGCGTCTGTGCGGTTCTCCGAAGAGCCCGAAGCTCATACTTCACATCGCGCGGATCACTTCGCAGCCGTTTTGGCCGCGCTTTCTGCTGGTCGTAAAGAATTGCTGCGGATGCACCGTGAAGACCTGATCCATGACAGCGTGCTCCATGCAATAGAGCAAGAACTTGATCTGGAAGAGATAACGGTAAAGCGGTTTGTATGA
- a CDS encoding nuclear transport factor 2 family protein: MSTSAQAVKKLSTAEPASAASPLAILRLILSNPTDLDFVKQFTTDDFIYVSLNYEHPELKQIMPWAGTNEGTKGLVQTFMDVSRYWTTDDFQIQDSFENKNGAAIFGSFTYTSNILGKKVTSPFAVLARGENGKLSYVQFMEDTFATVRSFRESGEYLIKANPDGSETSV; the protein is encoded by the coding sequence ATGTCTACCAGTGCGCAAGCTGTCAAAAAGTTGTCTACCGCCGAACCCGCGTCTGCGGCATCCCCTTTGGCCATTCTGCGGTTGATCTTGTCGAACCCAACCGATCTGGATTTCGTCAAACAATTTACGACTGATGACTTCATATATGTATCGCTCAATTATGAGCACCCGGAACTGAAGCAGATCATGCCTTGGGCCGGAACCAACGAAGGCACCAAAGGACTGGTTCAGACCTTTATGGACGTCAGCCGTTATTGGACGACAGATGACTTCCAAATTCAGGACAGCTTTGAGAATAAGAATGGCGCAGCGATCTTTGGCTCCTTTACTTACACATCAAACATTTTGGGAAAAAAGGTGACATCACCCTTCGCGGTACTGGCGCGCGGCGAGAACGGCAAGCTGTCATACGTGCAGTTTATGGAAGATACCTTCGCGACCGTCCGCAGTTTTAGAGAAAGCGGCGAGTATCTCATCAAAGCAAATCCAGACGGATCGGAAACCAGCGTCTGA
- a CDS encoding GNAT family N-acetyltransferase, which yields MNSVRDNVAEHRFELAIDGSGELAAAYYRPKGDRIVLTHTEVPERFAGHGVASELARGVFEALRRAGRKAILVCPFMTAFYARHPEYSDVVDDTAQQEKRL from the coding sequence ATGAACTCCGTAAGGGATAACGTTGCCGAACATCGTTTCGAACTGGCTATTGATGGCAGCGGTGAACTTGCTGCTGCATATTACCGCCCTAAAGGTGACCGGATTGTCCTCACCCACACCGAGGTGCCCGAGCGATTTGCGGGCCACGGCGTCGCCTCGGAGTTGGCGCGCGGCGTGTTCGAAGCGCTTCGGCGCGCCGGGCGCAAGGCCATCCTCGTTTGTCCTTTCATGACTGCCTTCTACGCACGTCACCCGGAATATTCGGACGTTGTCGATGACACGGCTCAACAGGAGAAAAGATTATGA
- a CDS encoding pirin family protein: MIEMVIEQRRRDLGGGFEVGRVLPFAKRRMVGPFIFFDHIGPIDIAPSDDRGLDVRPHPHIGLSTVSYLFAGEIMHRDSLGYEQPIRPLEVNWMTAGSGITHSERFEHARAHGDRVHGIQAWVALPVDQEEAAPSFSHHSGVDLPQWNESGVIGHLIAGSAYGLVAGSVTHSPLFYAHLDMSAGSTAEVPVGHKERALYVATGAVEVDSRRYEAGRMLVLGAGISRVKAFEKSAVMVLGGEPIGERFIYWNFVSSSKERLAQAASDWRAGRMKLPDADNAEFIPLPDQPKPAASASS; encoded by the coding sequence ATGATTGAGATGGTCATCGAACAGCGGCGGCGAGATCTCGGGGGTGGCTTCGAGGTGGGACGTGTGCTGCCATTCGCCAAGCGGCGCATGGTGGGCCCGTTCATCTTTTTCGATCACATTGGACCGATTGATATCGCGCCCAGCGATGATCGCGGTTTAGACGTTCGCCCGCATCCGCATATAGGCCTCTCGACTGTGAGCTATCTGTTCGCTGGCGAGATCATGCATCGCGACAGTCTCGGCTACGAGCAGCCGATCCGTCCGCTGGAAGTCAATTGGATGACAGCAGGCAGCGGCATCACTCATAGTGAGCGCTTCGAGCATGCCCGCGCGCATGGTGATCGCGTGCACGGCATCCAGGCCTGGGTTGCACTGCCAGTCGACCAGGAGGAGGCCGCCCCTTCCTTTTCACACCATTCCGGAGTCGACCTGCCGCAGTGGAACGAGTCGGGGGTCATTGGGCATCTCATCGCCGGCAGCGCCTACGGCTTGGTGGCCGGCTCCGTAACGCACTCGCCGCTGTTCTACGCACATCTCGACATGTCGGCGGGGTCAACGGCAGAGGTTCCGGTCGGCCACAAGGAGCGTGCCCTATACGTCGCTACGGGCGCAGTTGAGGTGGATAGTCGCCGCTATGAGGCAGGTAGGATGCTGGTGCTCGGTGCGGGAATCTCGCGCGTAAAAGCGTTCGAAAAGTCGGCTGTGATGGTGCTCGGGGGCGAGCCCATTGGTGAGCGCTTCATCTACTGGAACTTCGTGTCATCTTCCAAGGAGCGGCTCGCTCAGGCGGCCTCAGACTGGAGGGCGGGACGGATGAAGCTGCCGGATGCGGACAACGCGGAGTTCATCCCACTACCGGACCAGCCCAAGCCGGCTGCCTCGGCCAGTTCCTAA
- a CDS encoding alpha/beta hydrolase, translating into MSIERRRVTFKNDVRTIVAHLRLPDRFSEQKGHPAVVIVGPGSSVQEQAGAVYAEKLAAKGYLTVFDPSFQGESEGQPRDTENPAVRVEDIRCAIDFLVTLPFVAEEAIGLLGICAGGGYAINAALIERRFKAVGTVVANDIGSAFRRMQTKASAVEDMLAADLLRLPPHRSAYGPKWTDLRRPPIVAFCP; encoded by the coding sequence ATGAGCATCGAAAGGCGGCGCGTCACTTTCAAGAACGATGTTCGAACGATCGTCGCGCACCTCCGCTTACCAGATCGCTTCTCCGAGCAAAAAGGCCATCCGGCCGTGGTGATCGTTGGCCCTGGCAGCAGCGTACAGGAACAGGCGGGTGCCGTTTACGCAGAGAAGCTGGCTGCCAAGGGCTATCTGACTGTCTTCGATCCCTCGTTCCAGGGCGAGAGCGAAGGCCAACCCCGAGACACCGAGAACCCGGCAGTGCGCGTCGAGGATATCCGCTGCGCGATCGACTTCCTCGTGACGCTGCCCTTCGTCGCCGAGGAGGCGATCGGTCTACTTGGCATCTGCGCGGGCGGCGGCTACGCGATCAACGCCGCTTTGATTGAGCGCCGCTTTAAGGCAGTGGGCACCGTCGTAGCCAACGACATCGGATCGGCGTTCCGGCGCATGCAGACGAAGGCCTCAGCGGTGGAGGACATGCTTGCGGCCGACTTATTGCGCCTTCCGCCCCACAGGTCGGCTTATGGCCCAAAATGGACCGACTTGCGCCGCCCTCCGATTGTCGCGTTCTGCCCTTAG
- a CDS encoding LysR family transcriptional regulator, translating to MDIEELRTFVEVADAGSVTAAALRLGVSKSIVSRRLARLEADLGIQLLARTTRGAGLTEAGIPFREHAAKVCAEIDNARETILPAGKLRGNLRIAAPLTFGPTHFAPVVAELARLNPELQVRASYTDRFVDLIAEGFDCAIRIGHLVDSNLLARKVGYTPAVYVATPEYIERHGAPETPVEFETHDVVMQGTETWLALDGDKLITLRPKGRFKADNAVALVAAALAGIGLAGIPKELIIGHLESGALVPVMKKYPPPTLGIYVVRPAGHHPARKVRVLTEMMVECCESLCRGIMLREAQQAR from the coding sequence GTGGATATTGAGGAACTTCGGACATTTGTCGAGGTCGCCGATGCTGGAAGCGTCACGGCAGCTGCGCTTCGTCTTGGCGTTTCCAAGTCGATCGTCAGTCGGCGTTTGGCCAGGCTGGAGGCGGACCTAGGTATCCAATTGCTCGCACGTACCACTCGAGGTGCTGGCCTGACGGAAGCTGGAATACCGTTTCGCGAACACGCCGCGAAGGTTTGCGCAGAGATCGACAATGCTCGAGAAACGATCCTGCCAGCGGGCAAACTACGTGGCAACTTGCGGATCGCCGCTCCGCTGACCTTCGGCCCGACACACTTCGCGCCCGTGGTCGCGGAACTGGCGCGCCTCAATCCTGAGCTGCAGGTTCGCGCTTCCTACACGGACCGTTTCGTTGATCTGATCGCGGAAGGGTTTGATTGCGCCATCAGGATCGGTCACCTCGTCGATTCGAACCTGCTTGCCAGGAAAGTTGGATACACGCCAGCCGTATATGTGGCAACGCCTGAATACATCGAGCGTCATGGTGCTCCAGAAACGCCAGTAGAATTCGAAACTCACGACGTTGTCATGCAAGGGACTGAGACCTGGCTGGCACTTGATGGCGACAAGCTGATTACACTTAGGCCGAAAGGGCGCTTTAAAGCGGACAACGCCGTCGCTCTCGTCGCCGCCGCTCTTGCGGGAATCGGGCTTGCAGGTATTCCGAAGGAACTTATCATCGGGCATCTTGAGTCCGGCGCCTTGGTTCCGGTGATGAAGAAGTATCCGCCCCCAACCTTGGGCATCTACGTGGTGCGTCCGGCCGGCCATCATCCAGCCCGAAAGGTGCGGGTGCTGACTGAAATGATGGTTGAATGCTGCGAGAGCCTCTGCAGGGGAATCATGCTGAGGGAAGCTCAACAAGCGCGGTAG